The genomic interval TTACTGTTAGATGTTGAATCTTTGTTTATGGTTGTAGTCCCTTTTTGCGTAGTTCCATCCGAACCAGAACCAGTCGAACCCTCGCCGGTAGCACCAGTTGTTCCATTTGTACTTGTACGGGTCGTATCCGAGTCAGCTCCAATGCTGTCAACAGCTGCCTGCGTTGAATCTGTTTCATCTGCGTATGGATCTGTGCTGGAATTCTGATTGTTTTTACAAGATAGCACCAGGGTAAAGATCAGTGTAAGGAATGAAGTTTTTAATATTGTTTTCATAATGTCCTATTTTAGTTTCAATAACCTCAAAGTTAATATCTTAAAAGTTGAGATCGTTATATCATTAAATGAAGTATTTACAGATTTAGTACTTTAAACAATTAATAACCAGAGCGATAATTATATTTAACGCAATCGGTTTTTAGATATAATAAGCATGACGCGTTGAAGAATTATTTCTATTTCCACGGATCAAGTACTACTTTTACACATCCGTCTTCACGTTTTTTGAAAATATCGTAAGCATGTGAAATCTCACTCAACGGCAGTCTGTGCGTTATAATGTCTTCTAGCTTCACCTTTCCCTGAACCACATATTCTAAAAGTTTATCAATGTGTTTGTGAGCCGGAGCCTGCCCTCCTTTTAGGATTATCCCTTTATCAAAAAACTGTCCTATCGGAAAATTATCATAGTTGACAGGATAAACACCCAAAACAGAAACAATTCCGCTTCTTCTTACGGCGCTCATGCAGGCTTCTAAAACTTTTGTTGATCCTTTTTCGAAATTGATGGTTGCCTTAATACGGTCAGCTAAATTACGGTCCGGTTCAAATCCAACCGCGTCAATGCAGACATCTGCGCCGCGGCCATTTGTAAGAGAACGGATCTGTTCAACAACATCTTTAGGCCCATTCTGCCATAGAATTGTGGTACAGCCCGCTGTAGCTTTAGCTTTATCGAGTCTAAACTGAAGTGTGTCAACTACAATGACCTGCGCCGCGCCTCTAAGCCAGGCGCTTTTGGCCGCCATGATACCAACAGGTCCCGAACCAAATATCGCTACGGTTTCCCCGCCCTTGACTTCCCCCCAGTCCACCCCGGTATAGCCTGTCGGGAATATGTCGGTTAGAAAAAGAAGCTGCTCATCACTTAGATCTTCAGGAACAACTCTGGGTCCGTAATTGGCATATGGTACGCGCACATACTGTGCTTGACCTCCGTCATACCCGCCATAGAGGTCTGTATAACCGAAAAGTGCCCCGCCTTTCTCTGTGAGAATTCCACCCTCAGGACCGTAATGTTCGGGGTTGCTGTGCTCACAGTTGCCCGGAACATCGTGATTGCAGAAAAAACAATTCCCGCAGGCAATCGGGAAAGGAACCACAACTCGGTCCCCTCTTTTCAGGTGGGTGACAGCCGAGCCCGTTTCCTCCACAATACCCATAAATTCATGGCCAAGCACCATGGGAGTTGTTGGCATGGCACCAGAATAAATATGCAGATCCGATCCGCATATTGCCGTGGAAGTAACTTTTAGAATAATATCATCCTGTGCTATGATTTTTGGATCTTCTACCGTATCATATTTAATCGAACCAGGTCCGTGAATAACTGCTGCTTTCATGATGTCCTTTTTAAAATTAAGTGATAGCTAAGTAACTATAATTTAAGGCATTAATTTTACAGGATCATCTTAAATTCTTACAGATAAAACACTGTTGTTCAGGTATGATCTCCGCTCCGCATCACATATTGGCAATAACCTGCAGACAATTTTATGTTAGTGAATGAGCCTAGAGGGTTCGTCATTGGCACGCGCAAGAAAGCCCAATAGGCATAGTATGCTTCCAATTTTCTTTCTACAAGCTTTTTATTTTACTGTCTCCGTTCTTTTTCTGGAGACCAGCTTTGGTCCAAAGCCATTTCAGGAGAGTAATCAATTACTATGACCAATTCTCATCTTTGGAAAATCTTGTAAGAACTAGTACAAATTATGTAAGAAGAAAAATTAATGATATGCCGAAATTTGATATAAACCAATTGGATGATGGATGCCTTTTTTAGAAATTACGGCCTATTAACTTATTTCCTTCTGCTCTCTATAGGAGCGGTTGTGACTGGTTTTGTTCTCTTTAACTGGGAATAATTTTAATGTGCTTCTAAATACAGGCTGAATCTCTCATTCCCTATTCACTGGATATCACTTTTTATAAACTAAAAATGATCAATATGCATACAGTTACACCATGGAGCGCAACTGCCCAGGCAGATATTGAAAATAGTGAAATACTTTTGGAGAAAAAAATTCATTCTTCCACGTATCAATTTTATAATACGGGCGATTCGCTTTGGATTGTTGCTATAATGCCCGGTACTGGGAAAATAGCCTTTCGTGCCGCATTTGCCATGAACAGCTGTTTTGAAGTTACCAATCTTTTTGAAGACCAGGATATTGTAATCGTAGTACTCAATTCCAGACTTGGCAATTATGAGGTCCGTATTGAATTTCCCTCTGCTGAAGCACCAGTTTTGCATTACACCACATCCTTCAATGCTAATATTCCTCTCTTGATGCCATTTTGGCCGAGGGACATAATTCCGCTGACGCAAAGCGGGAATATTGCTAATACTGCCGGAACAATTCACATGGAACAGTTAGGATCCCGCTCCGGACTTCTTTTTGCGAGCATTACAAAACCGCAGACAGGTTCGTTTTTTTATTTTCAAAACCTTACATCACTATCCGAGTATTGTGAAGCTACGGAAACGGAATCCAAAAATACAGTAGGCGGAAGCTGGCCCGAAATCGGGTTTCAACTACCGACCACTGATAAACTGCCTCTTCCGGCGGGAAAAGCCTTCACTATCTCGAATGCCTATGTCGTTTTTCATACTGAGATATTTGATCAGACAACAACAATCTGCGAGCATTTTTTAAATAATCTGGTCACGGTATATAAACTGCTTGAACAGCCGCGGATCGAATATCACAACTGGCCGGAAATCGCTCAGAAAGTGGTTTCAGATTTAACGACTAATAAGGGTTCCTGGACACAAAAGCTAGGACACCCCTATTTAAATGCCTACTTATGCGACTATGAAACGCCGCCCGAAAGTATGGTCCAGCTTGCCGTATTGGCTCCTTTTAAAGAATATGAAAAATGGGGCGGCGAAAAAGAGCCTATCTGCGAAGATTTAATTAAAGGATTACCTGAATTTTATGATGAAAAAATAAACTGCATAAACCGCTGGCTTCCCTCGATGGTTGACAAACTGGATCAGTCCGAAGAGCAGAAAAAAGAAATGGTGATGGATTCCTGGTATCTGCATCATCCATTGATGAATCTGGCCAGACTTGCCTTATGGGGTGATAAAACTTCAGAAAAACTTGTGCTTGACTCGATAGAATATGTTATAAGAACGGCACACCATTTCAATTATGAGTGGCCTGTATTTTATAATATGGAAACCCTTGAGGTCATCAAAAAAGAAACGGCACCGGGCGCTGGAGGAGAAAGGGATGTTCCAGGGGCATACGCGCATTTGATGCTGCTGCTTTTTAAGATAACTAAAGAAAAACGATACTTAAACGAAGCAGAAAAAGCGGCAAAAAAACTGGAAGGACTCGGATTAAACATTCTGTATCAAGCCAATAACACTGCTTTTGCAGCCGGGGCTTTATTGGAATTATACAAAATTACCAATAAAAAACTTTACCTCGATTTAAGTTACAGATGCCTGACGGGATTATTTAAAAATATTCAGCTTTATGACTGCAGATACGGATTTGGTAAAAATTATACCAATTTCTTCTCCATTTTTCCCTTGAATGATGCCCCTTATACCGCCGCATATGAGGAGATGGAAGTCTATGCAGCATTGTCAGAATATATGGTTCAGGCAGAAGATGTTGAGATTCTTCCGGCACTGAGAACACTAATTCCCGAGTTTATAAAATATGCTGTCGGCAGGATTGCCTATTACTATCCCGCTATGCTCCCTTTTGATATGATTTCTGAAGAAGTTAAAACCGGAGAAGTTCAGGCTGATCTGTGGATTCCACTTGAAGATTTATACAACGGCTGGGAGAAAAGCGGCAAGGTCGGTCAGGAAGTCTATGGCGCCGGAATGGCCTTTGGTGTCGTGCCAAGGCAGTACATCAAAATTGGCGATGAGTTTCTACTTTTTGTTGATTATCCCATTATTCATCAAAGTAAAAGGGGAAATACAGTCACCATAAAATTAGATGGTGATAAAGAATTGAACTGCAATTTAAAAATTATAAAAATTAAAAACAGCAGCATTAAAATGGAGGTCTTGCAGGATAAGCAAACACAAAAACCTTTTACAGCAAATGCGAATATACACGAGTATAAAATTTCAGGCCGGGGCACCGTAAAAATTCAGTGGTAATTTTTGATCCTGCAGTTTAAAGGCCCAGAATGTGAAAAATGAACCTAAAAATCTACAGGAAAGAATGATCGCAAGTACGGTTTTTTTTTAGTATGTGCATCTGTACATAGTAACATGGCATAGATAAAACCAGATTTGCGCACCAATTTCATACTATGACACTGTATTACCGTGACATTTCAATTTAGTATGCCGGACAGAATAGATAATAATAACTTAAAAAAAAAAACACTTATGGAAAAATTAACAAATTACTTTGGACAGAACATCAAGGATAAAAAAATAGTTATAACGGGTGGAACAACCGGAATAGGAAAAGCAATTGCCGATGTCTTGGTTTCTCTTGGCGGGCGCGTACTTATTTTTGGAAGGGATAGGGAAGATTTTGAAAAAGCCGTTGCAG from Flavobacterium sp. YJ01 carries:
- a CDS encoding zinc-dependent alcohol dehydrogenase produces the protein MKAAVIHGPGSIKYDTVEDPKIIAQDDIILKVTSTAICGSDLHIYSGAMPTTPMVLGHEFMGIVEETGSAVTHLKRGDRVVVPFPIACGNCFFCNHDVPGNCEHSNPEHYGPEGGILTEKGGALFGYTDLYGGYDGGQAQYVRVPYANYGPRVVPEDLSDEQLLFLTDIFPTGYTGVDWGEVKGGETVAIFGSGPVGIMAAKSAWLRGAAQVIVVDTLQFRLDKAKATAGCTTILWQNGPKDVVEQIRSLTNGRGADVCIDAVGFEPDRNLADRIKATINFEKGSTKVLEACMSAVRRSGIVSVLGVYPVNYDNFPIGQFFDKGIILKGGQAPAHKHIDKLLEYVVQGKVKLEDIITHRLPLSEISHAYDIFKKREDGCVKVVLDPWK